One Tachysurus vachellii isolate PV-2020 chromosome 8, HZAU_Pvac_v1, whole genome shotgun sequence genomic window carries:
- the rftn2 gene encoding raftlin-2 isoform X1, whose translation MGCGLRKLEEPEDSSPGKIYSTLRRPQVETKTDTVYEYVLLDFSLEGSRPTVQYLSSLCELPQALQPYYTQGYMLVALHPIILSVGRTRSLPCSLLYRAILTRQRPSKHAVAMVYSVPVLRVEEWPLPGDSLTGDTVRALVDRVNCNARGGVRFVGSVLQQAGAGRCNSRVSSPRRSCRSPPHTPPGDRDMEDSGYSPGYTSQSPIQHQLSQYLRLLVLFHSWAPGCAPLDPLACSYHQGALSMRVSRKGQVVSSLEADWLELTAAYYRKGWSLVDSFVYWDTPKGDPVPRSLEGLFVYEERSPASPANDTIVVEQWTVIEGSNVKTDYGPLLHTLAEFGWLLTCVLPTPIIRHDSEGNLATKQVVFLQRPVKTSSIRQNSQGSCTRREKVSHSMNRGMGAAHKEEELSPSTGGVVGFPLFGGGYPSALSQLEDGGFEQDDGAGEVTCM comes from the exons ATGGGATGTGGACTGCGGAAACTGGAGGAGCCTGAGGACAGCAGCCCGGGCAAAATATACTCCACCCTGAGGAGACCGCAAGTGGAGACCAAAACAGACACCGTGTACGAGTACGTGCTGCTGGACTTCAGTTTAGAAG GTAGTCGCCCCACCGTGCAGTATCTGTCCTCTCTGTGTGAGCTGCCTCAGGCACTGCAGCCCTATTACACTCAGGGCTACATGCTGGTCGCCTTGCATCCCATTATCCTCTCTGTTGGCCGCACACGATCCCTGCCCTGCAGCCTGCTCTACCGGGCCATCCTGACCAGACAACGACCCAG TAAGCATGCAGTGGCCATGGTTTACAGTGTGCCAGTGCTGAGGGTTGAGGAGTGGCCACTGCCTGGAGATTCCCTGACCGGCGACACTGTGAGAGCACTTGTAGATCGG GTCAACTGTAATGCTCGTGGAGGCGTACGTTTTGTGGGCTCTGTGCTTCAACAGGCAGGAGCAGGGAGGTGTAACAGCAGAGTGTCGAGTCCCAGACGGAGCTGTCGCTCCCCACCACACACTCCACCAGGAGACAGAGACATGGAGGACAGTGGATATAGTCCAGGTTACACATCTCAAAGCCCCATACAGCACCAACTCAGTCAGT ATCTGAGATTGCTGGTGCTGTTTCACTCCTGGGCTCCAGGCTGTGCTCCGCTAGACCCACTAGCCTGCAGTTACCACCAAGGAGCACTCTCCATGCGCGTGTCCAGGAAGGGCCAAGTTGTCAGCAGTCTGGAGGCTGATTGGCTCGAGCTAACTGCAGCTTACTACCGCAAAGGCTGGTCATTAGTGGACTCGTTTGTGTACTGGGATACACCTAAAG GTGATCCAGTGCCCAGATCATTAGAGGGGCTGTTTGTGTATGAGGAGAGAAGCCCTGCATCTCCTGCCAATGACACCATCGTTGTTGAGCAGTGGACTGTTATTGAG GGCTCTAACGTGAAGACGGATTACGGGCCACTCCTTCACACTCTGGCTGAGTTTGGCTGGTTACTAACATGCGTACTGCCCACACCCATCATTCGCCATgacag TGAGGGAAATCTTGCCACCAAACAAGTGGTGTTCCTGCAGAGACCTGTTAAAACCTCCTCGATCCGACAGAACAGCCAG GGGAGCTGCACTCGGAGAGAAAAGGTGAGCCACTCTATGAATCGAGGGATGGGAGCGGCTCACAAAGAGGAGGAGCTTTCCCCTAGTACAGGGGGTGTTGTGGGATTCCCTCTGTTTGGAGGGGGTTATCCTAGTGCCCTGTCACAGCTGGAGGATGGCGGCTTCGAGCAGGATGACGGGGCAGGTGAGGTCACCTGTATGTGA
- the rftn2 gene encoding raftlin-2 isoform X2: MGCGLRKLEEPEDSSPGKIYSTLRRPQVETKTDTVYEYVLLDFSLEGSRPTVQYLSSLCELPQALQPYYTQGYMLVALHPIILSVGRTRSLPCSLLYRAILTRQRPSKHAVAMVYSVPVLRVEEWPLPGDSLTGDTVRALVDRVNCNARGGVRFVGSVLQQAGAGRCNSRVSSPRRSCRSPPHTPPGDRDMEDSGYSPGYTSQSPIQHQLNLRLLVLFHSWAPGCAPLDPLACSYHQGALSMRVSRKGQVVSSLEADWLELTAAYYRKGWSLVDSFVYWDTPKGDPVPRSLEGLFVYEERSPASPANDTIVVEQWTVIEGSNVKTDYGPLLHTLAEFGWLLTCVLPTPIIRHDSEGNLATKQVVFLQRPVKTSSIRQNSQGSCTRREKVSHSMNRGMGAAHKEEELSPSTGGVVGFPLFGGGYPSALSQLEDGGFEQDDGAGEVTCM, translated from the exons ATGGGATGTGGACTGCGGAAACTGGAGGAGCCTGAGGACAGCAGCCCGGGCAAAATATACTCCACCCTGAGGAGACCGCAAGTGGAGACCAAAACAGACACCGTGTACGAGTACGTGCTGCTGGACTTCAGTTTAGAAG GTAGTCGCCCCACCGTGCAGTATCTGTCCTCTCTGTGTGAGCTGCCTCAGGCACTGCAGCCCTATTACACTCAGGGCTACATGCTGGTCGCCTTGCATCCCATTATCCTCTCTGTTGGCCGCACACGATCCCTGCCCTGCAGCCTGCTCTACCGGGCCATCCTGACCAGACAACGACCCAG TAAGCATGCAGTGGCCATGGTTTACAGTGTGCCAGTGCTGAGGGTTGAGGAGTGGCCACTGCCTGGAGATTCCCTGACCGGCGACACTGTGAGAGCACTTGTAGATCGG GTCAACTGTAATGCTCGTGGAGGCGTACGTTTTGTGGGCTCTGTGCTTCAACAGGCAGGAGCAGGGAGGTGTAACAGCAGAGTGTCGAGTCCCAGACGGAGCTGTCGCTCCCCACCACACACTCCACCAGGAGACAGAGACATGGAGGACAGTGGATATAGTCCAGGTTACACATCTCAAAGCCCCATACAGCACCAACTCA ATCTGAGATTGCTGGTGCTGTTTCACTCCTGGGCTCCAGGCTGTGCTCCGCTAGACCCACTAGCCTGCAGTTACCACCAAGGAGCACTCTCCATGCGCGTGTCCAGGAAGGGCCAAGTTGTCAGCAGTCTGGAGGCTGATTGGCTCGAGCTAACTGCAGCTTACTACCGCAAAGGCTGGTCATTAGTGGACTCGTTTGTGTACTGGGATACACCTAAAG GTGATCCAGTGCCCAGATCATTAGAGGGGCTGTTTGTGTATGAGGAGAGAAGCCCTGCATCTCCTGCCAATGACACCATCGTTGTTGAGCAGTGGACTGTTATTGAG GGCTCTAACGTGAAGACGGATTACGGGCCACTCCTTCACACTCTGGCTGAGTTTGGCTGGTTACTAACATGCGTACTGCCCACACCCATCATTCGCCATgacag TGAGGGAAATCTTGCCACCAAACAAGTGGTGTTCCTGCAGAGACCTGTTAAAACCTCCTCGATCCGACAGAACAGCCAG GGGAGCTGCACTCGGAGAGAAAAGGTGAGCCACTCTATGAATCGAGGGATGGGAGCGGCTCACAAAGAGGAGGAGCTTTCCCCTAGTACAGGGGGTGTTGTGGGATTCCCTCTGTTTGGAGGGGGTTATCCTAGTGCCCTGTCACAGCTGGAGGATGGCGGCTTCGAGCAGGATGACGGGGCAGGTGAGGTCACCTGTATGTGA
- the rftn2 gene encoding raftlin-2 isoform X3 — protein MGCGLRKLEEPEDSSPGKIYSTLRRPQVETKTDTVYEYVLLDFSLEGSRPTVQYLSSLCELPQALQPYYTQGYMLVALHPIILSVGRTRSLPCSLLYRAILTRQRPSKHAVAMVYSVPVLRVEEWPLPGDSLTGDTVRALVDRVNCNARGGVRFVGSVLQQAGAGRCNSRVSSPRRSCRSPPHTPPGDRDMEDSGYSPDLRLLVLFHSWAPGCAPLDPLACSYHQGALSMRVSRKGQVVSSLEADWLELTAAYYRKGWSLVDSFVYWDTPKGDPVPRSLEGLFVYEERSPASPANDTIVVEQWTVIEGSNVKTDYGPLLHTLAEFGWLLTCVLPTPIIRHDSEGNLATKQVVFLQRPVKTSSIRQNSQGSCTRREKVSHSMNRGMGAAHKEEELSPSTGGVVGFPLFGGGYPSALSQLEDGGFEQDDGAGEVTCM, from the exons ATGGGATGTGGACTGCGGAAACTGGAGGAGCCTGAGGACAGCAGCCCGGGCAAAATATACTCCACCCTGAGGAGACCGCAAGTGGAGACCAAAACAGACACCGTGTACGAGTACGTGCTGCTGGACTTCAGTTTAGAAG GTAGTCGCCCCACCGTGCAGTATCTGTCCTCTCTGTGTGAGCTGCCTCAGGCACTGCAGCCCTATTACACTCAGGGCTACATGCTGGTCGCCTTGCATCCCATTATCCTCTCTGTTGGCCGCACACGATCCCTGCCCTGCAGCCTGCTCTACCGGGCCATCCTGACCAGACAACGACCCAG TAAGCATGCAGTGGCCATGGTTTACAGTGTGCCAGTGCTGAGGGTTGAGGAGTGGCCACTGCCTGGAGATTCCCTGACCGGCGACACTGTGAGAGCACTTGTAGATCGG GTCAACTGTAATGCTCGTGGAGGCGTACGTTTTGTGGGCTCTGTGCTTCAACAGGCAGGAGCAGGGAGGTGTAACAGCAGAGTGTCGAGTCCCAGACGGAGCTGTCGCTCCCCACCACACACTCCACCAGGAGACAGAGACATGGAGGACAGTGGATATAGTCCAG ATCTGAGATTGCTGGTGCTGTTTCACTCCTGGGCTCCAGGCTGTGCTCCGCTAGACCCACTAGCCTGCAGTTACCACCAAGGAGCACTCTCCATGCGCGTGTCCAGGAAGGGCCAAGTTGTCAGCAGTCTGGAGGCTGATTGGCTCGAGCTAACTGCAGCTTACTACCGCAAAGGCTGGTCATTAGTGGACTCGTTTGTGTACTGGGATACACCTAAAG GTGATCCAGTGCCCAGATCATTAGAGGGGCTGTTTGTGTATGAGGAGAGAAGCCCTGCATCTCCTGCCAATGACACCATCGTTGTTGAGCAGTGGACTGTTATTGAG GGCTCTAACGTGAAGACGGATTACGGGCCACTCCTTCACACTCTGGCTGAGTTTGGCTGGTTACTAACATGCGTACTGCCCACACCCATCATTCGCCATgacag TGAGGGAAATCTTGCCACCAAACAAGTGGTGTTCCTGCAGAGACCTGTTAAAACCTCCTCGATCCGACAGAACAGCCAG GGGAGCTGCACTCGGAGAGAAAAGGTGAGCCACTCTATGAATCGAGGGATGGGAGCGGCTCACAAAGAGGAGGAGCTTTCCCCTAGTACAGGGGGTGTTGTGGGATTCCCTCTGTTTGGAGGGGGTTATCCTAGTGCCCTGTCACAGCTGGAGGATGGCGGCTTCGAGCAGGATGACGGGGCAGGTGAGGTCACCTGTATGTGA
- the mob4 gene encoding MOB-like protein phocein, with product MVMAEGTTVLRRNRPGTKAKDFYSWPDESFEEMDSTLAVQQYIQQNIRSDCSNIEKILEPPEGQDEGVWKYEHLRQFCLELNGLAVKLQSECHPDTCTQMTATEQWIFLCAAHKTPKECPAIDYTRHTLDGAACLLNSNKYFPSRVSIKESSVAKLGSVCRRIYRIFSHAYFHHRQIFDTHENETFLCHRFTRFVMKYSLMSKDNLIVPIMEEENQSSCEGESEA from the exons ATGGTCATGGCGGAGGGCACAACCGTTCTGAGGAGGAACAGACCGGGAACCAAGGCGAAG GACTTCTATAGCTGGCCGGATGAGTCTTTTGAGGAGATGGACAGCACTCTGGCAGTGCAACAG TATATCCAGCAAAACATTCGCTCGGACTGCTCCAACATAGAGAAGATCTTGGAGCCTCCAGAAGGACAGGATGAGGGAGTTTGGAAATACGAACATCTCAG GCAATTTTGTTTGGAACTCAACGGCTTGGCTGTTAAACTCCAG AGTGAGTGCCACCCAGACACATGTACCCAGATGACTGCCACTGAGCAGTGGATCTTTCTTTGTGCTGCTCACAAGACCCCAAAAGAG TGTCCTGCCATCGACTACACCAGGCACACACTGGACGGTGCAGCATGCCTTCTCAACAGCAATAAGTATTTCCCTAGTCG TGTCAGCATTAAGGAGTCGTCAGTGGCGAAGCTCGGCTCCGTCTGTCGTCGCATTTACAGGATCTTCTCCCATGCTTACTTTCACCATCGGCAAATATTCGACACGCATGAG AACGAGACATTTTTGTGTCACCGTTTCACCCGCTTCGTGATGAAGTACAGCCTGATGTCCAAGGACAATCTGATTGTGCCCATCATGGAGGAGGAGAACCAAAGCAGCTGTGAAGGAGAGAGCGAAGCCTGA
- the LOC132850538 gene encoding 10 kDa heat shock protein, mitochondrial-like, with protein sequence MGFYIRAKAFRKFLPMFDQVLVERLTAQTVTKGGIMIPEIYQGKVLQATVVAVGPGATDKTGAVRPVSVNVGEKVLLLEYGGTKVVLDDKDYFLFRDANILGKYVD encoded by the exons ATGGGCTTCTACATCCGG GCTAAGGCTTTCCGGAAATTCCTGCCCATGTTCGACCAAGTACTGGTGGAGCGGTTAACAGCACAGACTGTGACAAAAGGAGGCATCATGATTCCAGAAATATACCAGGGCAAAGTGCTCCAGGCCACCGTGGTGGCTGTGGGACCTGGTGCCACCGACAAG aCTGGAGCTGTAAGGCCTGTCAGTGTGAATGTTGGAGAGAAGGTTCTACTACTAGAATATGGAGGCACGAAAGTGGTTCTTGATGATAAG GACTATTTCTTGTTCCGGGATGCAAATATTCTAGGAAAATATGTTGATTAA